One Spirochaetales bacterium DNA window includes the following coding sequences:
- a CDS encoding CIA30 family protein has protein sequence MKYLMLLSIMIILPFFVWAKGNAEYEVTEILPVDDFEDGDGKNLFGEVWETFDDEVSGGNSKTTIKTNHSPGYKESAHCLYAEYKLGSLSDYSYTGFNSTLQPEEAPMDLSEYFGIRFYAKGKGLFIVKIATTATLKQLNFHATNDIALSSEWQLYELPFSRFSIKWGTMRRWDPSEIIKVEWAFENRNYGKGEIYLDDIGFYKAVEVKKEAKEEKIEDTSIAEAKKNEKIIGQKKLNALKDKRIAVVGIDSGEVKSTVAEAIVGFITNAFVNQGTFKVMDRKSIEKILDEQSFQLADYADTTKMIEIGKLAGAEYIVTGTLSRVGDTYYLNIKLISVKTTEIVGSSIATAKDDTQFFSMSNNAVDKLFQ, from the coding sequence ATGAAATATCTTATGTTATTATCGATTATGATTATACTTCCTTTCTTTGTCTGGGCAAAAGGAAATGCCGAGTATGAGGTAACGGAGATACTTCCGGTGGACGATTTTGAAGACGGTGACGGAAAAAACCTTTTCGGTGAAGTGTGGGAAACATTTGATGATGAGGTGTCCGGCGGCAATTCGAAGACAACCATAAAGACAAACCACTCGCCCGGTTACAAGGAATCCGCCCATTGTCTTTATGCGGAATACAAACTCGGAAGTCTGAGCGATTACAGTTATACCGGTTTCAATTCGACACTCCAACCGGAAGAGGCCCCGATGGATTTAAGCGAATATTTCGGTATTCGATTCTATGCAAAGGGGAAAGGTCTGTTTATCGTTAAAATTGCGACAACGGCCACACTGAAACAATTGAACTTTCATGCGACAAACGATATAGCGCTTTCTTCCGAATGGCAATTGTATGAACTTCCCTTTTCAAGGTTTTCGATCAAATGGGGAACGATGCGTCGATGGGACCCGTCAGAGATTATTAAAGTCGAATGGGCGTTCGAAAACAGGAATTACGGAAAAGGAGAAATCTATCTCGACGACATAGGGTTTTACAAGGCGGTGGAGGTAAAAAAAGAAGCGAAAGAGGAAAAGATTGAAGATACATCAATTGCCGAAGCGAAAAAAAATGAAAAGATCATCGGGCAGAAAAAACTCAACGCATTGAAAGACAAACGCATTGCCGTTGTCGGTATCGATTCAGGTGAAGTGAAATCAACGGTCGCCGAAGCGATTGTCGGTTTCATCACCAACGCCTTTGTCAACCAGGGAACATTCAAGGTCATGGACAGAAAAAGTATAGAAAAAATACTCGATGAACAATCGTTTCAACTAGCCGATTATGCCGATACCACAAAAATGATCGAAATCGGGAAACTCGCGGGCGCCGAATATATCGTGACCGGGACTCTGTCCAGAGTCGGGGACACCTACTACCTGAATATCAAACTCATCTCGGTAAAAACGACGGAAATCGTCGGTTCGAGTATCGCGACGGCAAAAGACGATACACAGTTTTTTTCCATGAGCAATAACGCCGTCGACAAGCTGTTTCAATAG